In Phaeobacter piscinae, one genomic interval encodes:
- a CDS encoding SIMPL domain-containing protein, translated as MKARHIFASALAVLLATGLAHAQETPVDRQISVTGEARIAVTPTLATITLGVTEEAEEAALAMSAVSTKMVAVVDELRAAGIAAEDMQTQQISLNPVWSQDRSYSDGRRKITGFNASNTLSLRIRDLDQLGEVLDQVLKVGANDFRGLSFGVADPAKVQDQIRGAAVKDARRKAAQLAEAAGVELGPVRSIHDRDTGGGQPMMAMEMARSAPMPIEAGELNFSHSVSVVYDIKLPTND; from the coding sequence ATGAAAGCTAGACATATCTTTGCCTCGGCGCTGGCGGTTCTGCTGGCAACAGGGCTTGCCCATGCGCAGGAAACCCCGGTGGATCGCCAGATCTCGGTCACCGGTGAGGCGCGTATCGCCGTCACCCCGACGCTGGCGACAATCACCCTGGGCGTCACTGAAGAGGCCGAAGAGGCCGCGCTCGCCATGTCCGCCGTCTCAACCAAGATGGTCGCGGTTGTTGATGAATTGCGGGCGGCCGGTATCGCAGCAGAGGATATGCAGACCCAGCAGATTTCGCTGAACCCTGTCTGGTCTCAGGACCGCAGCTATTCGGATGGCCGCCGCAAAATCACCGGGTTCAACGCCTCTAATACCCTGTCCCTGCGCATCCGCGATCTGGATCAACTCGGCGAGGTGCTGGATCAGGTGCTGAAAGTCGGCGCCAATGATTTCCGGGGGTTGAGTTTTGGCGTCGCTGATCCGGCGAAAGTGCAGGACCAGATCCGCGGCGCCGCAGTGAAAGATGCACGACGCAAGGCGGCCCAGCTGGCGGAGGCCGCCGGGGTTGAGCTGGGCCCTGTGCGGTCAATTCACGACCGCGATACCGGTGGTGGCCAGCCGATGATGGCGATGGAGATGGCCCGCAGCGCTCCTATGCCGATCGAGGCAGGCGAGCTGAACTTCAGCCACAGCGTTTCCGTGGTTTACGATATCAAACTGCCGACAAACGACTGA
- a CDS encoding O-acetylhomoserine aminocarboxypropyltransferase/cysteine synthase family protein, with the protein MSEAPSYGFDTLQIHAGAKPDPATGARQTPIYQTTAYVFRDADHAAALFNLQEVGFIYSRLTNPTVAVLQERIATLEGGVGAVCCSSGHAAQIMALFPLMGPGCNVVASTRLYGGTVTQFSQTIKRFGWSAKFVDFDDPEAVAAAIDDDTRAVFGESVANPGGYVTDIRSIADVADAAGVPLIIDNTSATPYLCNPIAHGATLVVHSTTKYLTGNGTVTGGVIVDSGTFDWSANDKFPSLSQPEPAYHGLKFHETFGGLAFTFHGIAIGLRDLGMTMNPQAAHYTLMGIETLSLRMERHCENAKTVASWLEQDPRVDYVTYAGLPSSPYYDRAKEHYPKGTGGLFTFAVKGGYDACVKLVNSLEIFSHVANLGDTRSLIIHSASTTHRQLTPEQQEAAGAGANVVRVSIGIENADDLIGDLDQALSKASS; encoded by the coding sequence ATGTCTGAAGCGCCAAGCTACGGGTTCGACACATTGCAAATTCATGCCGGCGCCAAGCCCGATCCGGCCACCGGTGCGCGGCAGACGCCGATCTACCAGACCACCGCCTATGTGTTTCGCGATGCAGATCATGCGGCGGCCCTGTTCAACCTTCAGGAAGTCGGTTTTATCTATTCGCGTCTGACCAACCCGACAGTGGCCGTGCTCCAGGAGCGCATTGCGACCTTGGAAGGTGGCGTTGGGGCGGTCTGCTGCTCCTCCGGCCACGCTGCCCAGATCATGGCGTTGTTCCCGCTGATGGGACCGGGATGCAATGTGGTGGCCTCAACCCGGCTATACGGGGGCACTGTCACCCAGTTCAGCCAGACCATCAAGCGGTTTGGCTGGTCGGCCAAATTCGTGGATTTTGACGACCCTGAGGCGGTGGCCGCAGCCATTGATGACGACACGCGGGCTGTGTTTGGCGAATCTGTTGCAAACCCTGGCGGCTATGTCACGGATATCCGCTCCATTGCGGATGTTGCGGATGCAGCGGGTGTGCCGCTGATCATCGACAACACCTCGGCCACGCCCTACCTCTGCAATCCGATTGCTCATGGGGCGACGCTGGTTGTGCATTCCACAACAAAATATCTGACTGGCAACGGTACCGTGACCGGTGGTGTGATCGTGGACTCCGGCACATTTGACTGGTCGGCAAATGACAAATTCCCGTCGCTGTCGCAGCCCGAGCCGGCCTATCACGGGCTGAAGTTCCACGAGACCTTTGGCGGGCTGGCCTTCACCTTCCATGGCATTGCCATCGGCCTGCGCGATCTTGGCATGACCATGAACCCACAGGCCGCGCATTATACGTTGATGGGGATTGAGACCCTCAGCCTGCGGATGGAACGCCACTGCGAGAATGCCAAAACTGTGGCTTCGTGGTTGGAGCAGGATCCGCGCGTGGACTATGTGACCTACGCCGGGTTGCCATCCTCGCCCTATTATGATCGTGCGAAAGAACACTATCCCAAGGGCACTGGCGGGCTTTTCACCTTTGCGGTGAAGGGCGGGTATGACGCCTGTGTCAAACTGGTGAACTCGCTGGAGATCTTCAGCCATGTTGCCAACCTTGGCGATACCCGGTCACTGATTATCCACTCTGCCTCAACCACCCATCGTCAGCTGACACCTGAGCAGCAGGAGGCGGCTGGCGCCGGAGCGAATGTTGTGCGCGTCTCTATCGGGATTGAAAACGCCGATGACCTGATTGGTGATCTGGATCAGGCTCTGAGCAAGGCGAGCAGCTAA